The Anaerolineales bacterium region GCGGTCCATGCGTTGTTCAACGAACTGGCGAAACAAAAATTGACCAACTGGGTGAATCTGGCGGAGGAAAGATTGAATGGCACGGGCATCAAGTGTTTTGTCACTGGCGGCAACGACGACGAGTGGGAAGTGTTGAACGTCATGAAGCGCGAAGACGCAAAATCGTTCTTTGCAGTTGAAAATGAAATGGTTCTGGTGGACGATGTTCACTCCATGATCTCGGTCGGCATCAGCACGCCGACGCCGTGGCACACGCCGCGCGAAACCACAGAAGAGGAACTCGGCAAAATGATCGAAGAGATGGCGGCGAAGGTACCCGACATGAAAAAAGCCATCTTCAACTTCCACGACCCGCCGGTGGATTCGACCCTCGATACCTGCCCGAAGTTGGACTGGACGAAAGACCCCCCGGAGCAAATCGTCGAGGGCGGACAAGTTGTCTTGTTTGGGGCAGGCTCAAGGTCCGTGAGAGAAGCGATTGAAAAATATCAGCCGATGCTCGGCTTGCATGGGCACATCCACGAATCGCAATCGGTGGCGAAGTTGGGACGCACCACCTGCATCAACCCCGGCAGTGAATACGCCGAGGGCATCCTGCGCGGCTGTATCGTCACGTTTTCAGACGGCGAAGTGCAGGGCTATCAAATGACCAGCGGTTAAATAGAGAAAGGAGGCGCGCCGACATCATCGCATCGTTCCGCAAGGTTCTGGCAGTTTATTTTGTAAAGGAGAGATGAAATGGCTACAACAGCAAAACCCGAGGTCTTCACTCGCAAAGCGTCGGGGCTTGTGCGTGTGATGTCTCCGTACTCCGCCTTCGTCTATAACATTTTGACGATGGGCTTGATCTTCCCGTGGACGTATCTATGGGCGCCAGGGGCGTTGCCCGGCGGCAAAGTGGTGTGGGGAATTTTGCTTGCAATGTTGATCGAAATTCCGATCGCGTACGTGTATGTTTGGCTGTCCACAGCGCTGCCGCGCTCCGGCGGCGATTACGTGTTCCAGTCGCGCGTGTTCGGCGGCGGGGTCGCGTTCACGGTGGTCTTCTCCGGCTTCGTGATCTGGATTCTCCAGTGGGTGGCGCTTTCGGGATGGCTGGTTTCCTATCTCGGATTCGCTCCGCTCTTTCTCGGGCTGGGGGCGACAACGGGAAATGCGGCTCTTTCCGGATTGGGGGTCTGGTTCACCACCGCGACCGGAATCGTCGTGGTGAGCATCCTCAACGCCGCCGCTTCGATGTGGCTGCTCGTGAGCGGATTCAAAAATTACGTCCGCTTCCAACATGTGATGTGGTGGGGCACATTGCTCGCCTTCGCGACCATCTTCGTGGTGCTGTTCACAACGCCGGCGTCTGAATTCGTTTCGCGCTTGAACGCGTTCGCAGTCGCTTCCGGTGGTGTGCAGAATTTCTACCAAACGGCGGTGGACGCGGTGACTGCGGCGGGCATTGACCTCAATCCGCCGTTCAACCTGATGGCAACTCTGCTCGTGGCTCCCATCGCGTGGACTTCGCTTCAGTGGGCGACTTACTCCTCCCAGCAAAACGGTGAAATCAAGGACGCGCGCAGTTTCAAATCGCAGGTCTTCATCATGGTCGGCTCGCTCGTTGCCACCGGATTATTGCTGGCGTTGCTTGCGGTCGGCATCGAACGCGTGGCGGGACCGGAATTTTCCTACGTCGCTGGCGCGGGCTATTGGTCGTTGATCGCTGAAGCGAACATCAACGGCTTTAACTTGTGGCCCCCGATCGTCGCGGTCGCGTTGACGGGCAGTCCGCTGGTGGTGTTGATCATCGGCTTGGGTTACTTGCTCAATGGCTTCCAGATCGTGTGTAACTGCTACATCGGCATGACGCGTGTGTTGGTTGCCATGTCGCTCGACCGCTTGCTTCCCGAATGGTTCAGCAAAGTGGACGAAAAGCGGCACACGCCGGTCAACGCGCATTTGGCGTATTTCCTCGCGAGCGTTCCGGTCATCCTTGCTTACAATCTGGTGCCGGGCTGGGTTGGTCTGACGCTGGGCGTCACGTTCGGTTGTGGGTATGTGTTTGTCATCACCTGCATCTCCGGCGCGCTCCTGCCGTATCGCGCGAAGGAATTGTACGAATCGTCGCCCGGCGCGCAGTACAAACTGGGTAACATGCCGATGATCACTGTGCTTGGCGTTCTCGGTGGCATTCTCGGCATCATGATGGTTCTGGCGTTCCTGTTCGCTCCGCAACTGGGCGTGTTAGGCAATTGGAACTTCGAGAATTTCCCCTCCGGCTTGTGGGCGCAGATCATCGCCTTTGCGCTGCCCATCATTTCGGCGATCATCTATTTTGTGATGAAGAGCAATCAGAAATCCAAAGGCATTAACGTGGATTACGCCTTCAAGGAAATCCCGCCCGAGTAAAGTTTGTTTTGCGGTTAGAATACGGCGGTCGGTAATGTCCGCGCCGACCGCCGTCTATGATGTCCAACACGTTAAATGCTTTTGAGGAAATGAATCGGCTGATCGCCGCCGCAAATGACCGCTCGTTGCTTTTGCGTGTGTTGGGCGGCTTGGCGGTGAAAGTTCATCACAAGGCGGATCATCCGGCATTCCAACGCGAGTTTGGCGACCTGGATTTTGTGATTGCAGGCAAACAGCGCCGAGAGTTCGAAGCGTTCATGCCTGCCGTCGGTTATGCTCCCCATAAACAATTCAATTTGCTGAACGGCAAGGACCGGCAGATCTATCATCACACCGAAACGGAGATGAAGTTGGATATTTTCGTGGATACTTTTTCGATGTGCCACAAAGTTCCACTTGAGGGCAGGCTTCATCTGCACCCGATCACGATTCCGCCTGCGGAGTTGCTGTTGACGAAGGCGCAGATCGCCGACCTCAATCGCAAGGACGCGTTGGATATCGCTTCGCTTCTGCTCTACGTGGAAACTGGTTCAAGCGATGAGAATTGCATCAACCTGACGCGCATCGCGCAGTTGTGCGGCGCCGATTGGGGCTTGTACAAAACTACATCCCTCAACTTGAAGCGCGCCGAAGAAATCGTCGGCGAGGAAACGCTGCCGCTGGTTGAGGCAGAACGAAGTTTGATTAAGAAGCGGGTTGGCGAAATCCTGGGCGCGTTTGAATCCATGCCGAAATCCCTCGCGTGGCAGATGCGCGATAAGGTCGGCACGCGCGTCCGCTGGTATGAGGAGGTGGAGGAGGTGGCGCGCTAAAGTAGTCTTTACAAATGATTAACCCTGATTGTATTGTCCGGTTTATAATCGGCGCTTGATGAAGGGCGCGTTGCCCTTCACGAATATATTAACTGAGAGGAGAGAGAATGCGTACGAAAATGTTTTCCCGTAATCTGTTGGTTTTGCTCGTGATCGTGGCGACCGCGCTTTCCGCTTGTGGCGGCGGAGGCGGAGGCGCTCCCAGCGGTTTTGATTGGAGCACCGCCAAATCTGCCGCGGATGGCGGCGGTATGGATGCCTTAATTGCCGCAGCAAAGGCGGAGGGCAGTCTCACGACCATTGCCTTGCCGCATGACTGGTGTAATTACGGCGAAGCGATTGACACGTTCAAAGCCAAGTATGGTCTTCAAGTCAACGAATTGAACCCCGATGGCGGTTCTGCCGATGAGATCGAAGCCATTAAAGCTAATAAAGATAACAAGGGTCCACAGGCTCCAGATGTTATTGACGTAGGTTTTGCGTTCGGCGATTCCTCCAAAGCCGAAGGTTTGACTGCGCCCTATAAGGTAGCCACTTGGGATAGCATTCCCGCCGATGCCAAGGACGCTGACGGCTACTGGTACGGCGACTATTACGGGGTGTTGGCTTTTCTCGTGAACACCGACGTTCAACCGGATGTTCCTCAGGATTGGGCTGACCTGCTCGACCCGAAATATAACGGTCAAATTGCTCTCTCTGGCGACCCGCGTACCTCTGCTCAAGCGATTCAATCTGTGTTTGCCGCCGGGCTTGCGAATGGCGGTTCATTGGATAATGCTCAGCCTGGATTGGATTTCTTTGCTCAGTTGAACGCGGCTGGCAATCTGGTCCCCTTAATTGCTAATAGCGGCTTGGTTGCTTCGGGAGAAATCCCTGTCCGCATCACGTGGGACTATAACGCGCTTTCGGCAATTGACACCTTTGAGGGCAACCCGAACGCGACCGTTGTGATCCCTGCCAGTGGACGTTATGCTGGTGTGTATGTTCAAGCCATCAGCGCCTATTCTCCACAGCCCGCCGCGGCTCGCTTGTGGCAGGAATTCTTGTACTCTGATGAAGGACAGCTCATTTGGATGAAGGGCTATTGTCACCCGATCCGCGAGCAGGATCTGCGCGCCCGCGGTTTGGTTCCTCAGGAACTGTCGGATAAGTTGCCCGATGTATCCGGCGCTGTATTCCCGTCGCTCAGCCAGCTCACTGCCGCCAATGAATTGATCACCAAGAATTGGGACTCTGCCGTCGGCGCCGATGTTAAGGCCGCTCCGTAGTTGCAAGAATTGATGCGTGATAGTGAGACCCTGCCTTAATGGCGGGGTCTCACTTCAAAATGAAGACCGGTTCAGAGGATATGAAGGCTATGGCGCAAACAGCTCTCCCCTCCAAGAAGATTACCGCTCCGACCAATTGGAAAACATGGCTTGGCGTTGTTCCATTTTTTCTATTTGCACTTCTTTTTCTTTTCCTACCATCGTTACGTTTAGTTACTGCCAGTCTTTTTACTTCGGATGGTTCTTTTACGCTTGATAATATCCGTCAATTGTTCACTGAACCGCTCATTGTCAATTCTTACAAATTAAGCATACAGATCAGCGCAATTACCGCTTTAGGGGGTGGCCTCCTTGGGTTTTTTCTCGCCTATGCCGTTACCGTTGGCGGCTTGCCGAAATCGCTTCGACCTATTTTGATGACCTTCTCCGGCGTTGCTTCTAATTTTGCTGGCGTCCCTTTAGCTTTTGCATTTGTTGCCACCTTGGGGCGTCAGGGTTTTATCACTCATATATTAAAAGATTATCTCAACATTGATTTATATACCGCTGGTTTTAACTTATATAGTTTTGCCGGGTTAAGCCTCGTGTATATGTACTTTCAATTTCCTTTGATGGTATTAATCATGGCGCCCGCGTTGGACGGGCTAAAGCGCGAATGGCGTGAGGCGGCGGAAAACCTTGGGGCGACCTCCGCGCAATATTGGTTGCGCGTGGCGTTCCCGGTACTGTTGCCATCCATTTTGGGAGCGATGATTCTCTTGTTCGGGAACGCGTTCGGTGCGTACGCCACCGCCTATGCGTTGACCGGCGGAAGGATTGGCATCGTCACGATTCAGATCGGCGCGCAAATCCGCGGCGACGTTTTATACAACCCCGGGCTTGGGTATGCCATGGCGGTCGGGATGGTCGCCATCATGGGGATTTCACTTGCAGGCTATTCATGGCTACAGTCAAAAACAGAAAGGTGGCTGAGATGAGTTTCTTGGCTCGCCTGAGAAAATTCCCATTTTGGGCTTGGCTGTGGTTTATTATCGGCGGCTTATATTTTATATTGCCCCTGCTCGCCACAGTTGAATTTTCGTTGAGTTGGGATCCGGAAGCTCCATTTAAAGCCTATCAACGTGCGTTTGAAGATAATCGCTTCTGGAGCAGTTTCATTGCTTCCAACGTGTTTGCGGTCATTACAATTATAGCCAGTATTATTCTGGTGGTCCCCACCGCGTATTGGATCCGGTTACGTTTGCCGCAAGCGCGCCGCATTGTCGAGTTTATCACTTTGATGCCGTTCGTTGTGCCGGCGATTATTTTGGTATTCGGCATGATACGTGTGTATAGCACGCCGTTCACCATCCCGTTCACGGACGTTGTTTTCATGCGCCCGTTCACGCAATCCAGGCTGGGTACGGATATTCTTATCGTTGCTGGTTACATGGTGCTGTCCATGCCGTATATGTATCGCTCGGTGGATACGGGTATGCGGACCGTGGATATCCTCACCTTGACTGAAGCGGCTCAGAGTCTCGGGGCGAATTGGTTCGCAATCATTACGCGGATCATCCTCCCGAACATTCGCTCGGCGTTGTTGAGCGGCGCTTTGCTCACGTTCGCCATTGTGGTGGGGGAGGTGATCCTGGCTTCCTACCTTGGGGTTACGGCGTTCGGTCCTTATTTGTTCCTGCTGGGTCAGCATCGTGCATACGAACCCGCCGCGCTTTCGTTTGTCAGCTTCCTGTTGACGTGGCTGGCGATGGGGCTGATCCAATTATTCACCGGTGGGCAGGGACAAGCCGCAGGCGCGCATTGATGGATTGTTGATTGGAGAATCGAATGTCGTATTTATCCCTTACCAATATAACGAAACAATTTGGCGATACGGTTGTGGTGGACAACTTCAACCTCGAAATAGAAAAGGGAGAGTTTGTTTCTTTCCTGGGTCCGTCTGGGTGCGGTAAAACCACCACGTTAAGGATGATCGCAGGGTTTGAAACGCCCACCTCCGGCAGTATTTCACTGGATGGAGAGGATATTACTAACAACCCGCCGAATCAGCGTAATGTGGGAATGATCTTTCAGTCTTATGCTTTATTTCCTAACATGACGGTTGCTCAAAATATCGGCTTTGGTCTCACCGTGCGGAAGTTGGAAAAACAGCTTATTCAGGAACGTGTTGACGAAATGATTGGCTTGATCCATCTCAAAGAACACGCTCACAAATTTCCGTACCAGCTCTCTGGCGGACAGCAACAACGCGTCTCACTGGCGCGTGCGCTTGCCATACGTCCGGATGTTTTGTTGCTCGACGAACCTCTCTCGGCGTTGGACGCGAAGATCCGCGTCTCATTACGCGCTGAAATACGCGCCATTCAAAAACGTCTTGGCATCACAGCTATCTTCGTTACGCACGATCAGGAAGAGGCGCTTTCCATCTCGGACCGCATCGTTGTGATGAACGTTGGCGAGATGGAGCAAGTCGGTACGCCGTTTGAGATCTACAACTTCCCCAAGACTCAATTCGTGGCGAACTTTGTCGGTTCGTTGAACAACGCCGACGCCGAAGTGGTCGACCCTGCGAACGGAATTCTTGCCATGGACGGCGTTCACTTCAAGACCGCCGACGAGGGGATGAAGAATCGAAGGAAAGGCGACAAGGTAAAAATATCCGTTCGACCCGAGCGTTTCAGTTTCGCCGTCGAACCGCTGAAAGAAAACGTCGTCGAATCCACAATCGAGAATATCACCTTCCTCGGCTCCGTTGTCCGCATCCAGATTTCCATCGGCGGCACGAAATTCAACATGGATACGTTCAACAATCCGTTTCTCGAACTTCCCGCCATCGGCGCAAAAGAAAAAGTGATGTGTTCGAAAGAAGCGGTGCTGGTGCTGTAAAAGATCGTAAACACGCGCACAAGTAAACAGGTAAACGAGCGGGCGTGTTTACCTGTTTCCATTTTTTGAGGCAGACACATGGCGATCATTGATGAAGTAGTAACCAAAATCCCCGATTGGAAAGATAAACAAATTTCGATCACTCCGTTATCGGGCGGATTGACCAACTCCAACTTCAAAGTGGAAGTGGATGGCGTGCCGTATTTTGTCCGCGTGCCTGGAGCAAGCACGGACCTTCTCGCCATTGATCGCGCGAACGAATATCACAACACGAAAGCCGCATCCGAGGCGGGCGTCGCACCGAAGATTTTTTATCACCTGCCTGAATACAACGTGATGGTTTTGGAATTCCTTGACGGGATAACCATGTCGAAGGATTCGCTCAACGCGCCTGGGATGCCGACGCGCATGGCTCACGCCATTAAGCGACTCCACGCTGGTCCACGCTTCTTGCTCGACTTCAACATGTTCCGCCTCACGGAGTATTATCTCAGCCTCTGCCGCGACCGCCTCATCAAAATCCCAGATGGCTACCTCGACCGCGTACCAACTTTTCAACGCATCGAACAGGCGATGAACGTCAAACCGCTGGCGACTGTCCCTTGCAACAATGACCTGCTCGCCGAAAATTATATTGACGACGGCAATCAACTCTGGTTGATTGACTACGAATACAGCGGCAATAACGACCCGACATTTGAACTTGGCAACACTTGTCAAGAAATGCAATTCTCCAATTCTCAAATCGAAGAAGTCTGCGCGGCATATTTCGGAGAAGCATCTCAATCCATGGTCGCCCGCATGAAACTAAACATGATCATGTCCGATGTGGGCTGGGGTCTTTGGGCGGCGATCCAGGCGAAAATATCCA contains the following coding sequences:
- a CDS encoding ABC transporter ATP-binding protein, translated to MSYLSLTNITKQFGDTVVVDNFNLEIEKGEFVSFLGPSGCGKTTTLRMIAGFETPTSGSISLDGEDITNNPPNQRNVGMIFQSYALFPNMTVAQNIGFGLTVRKLEKQLIQERVDEMIGLIHLKEHAHKFPYQLSGGQQQRVSLARALAIRPDVLLLDEPLSALDAKIRVSLRAEIRAIQKRLGITAIFVTHDQEEALSISDRIVVMNVGEMEQVGTPFEIYNFPKTQFVANFVGSLNNADAEVVDPANGILAMDGVHFKTADEGMKNRRKGDKVKISVRPERFSFAVEPLKENVVESTIENITFLGSVVRIQISIGGTKFNMDTFNNPFLELPAIGAKEKVMCSKEAVLVL
- a CDS encoding ABC transporter permease subunit, with protein sequence MSFLARLRKFPFWAWLWFIIGGLYFILPLLATVEFSLSWDPEAPFKAYQRAFEDNRFWSSFIASNVFAVITIIASIILVVPTAYWIRLRLPQARRIVEFITLMPFVVPAIILVFGMIRVYSTPFTIPFTDVVFMRPFTQSRLGTDILIVAGYMVLSMPYMYRSVDTGMRTVDILTLTEAAQSLGANWFAIITRIILPNIRSALLSGALLTFAIVVGEVILASYLGVTAFGPYLFLLGQHRAYEPAALSFVSFLLTWLAMGLIQLFTGGQGQAAGAH
- a CDS encoding choline/ethanolamine kinase family protein yields the protein MAIIDEVVTKIPDWKDKQISITPLSGGLTNSNFKVEVDGVPYFVRVPGASTDLLAIDRANEYHNTKAASEAGVAPKIFYHLPEYNVMVLEFLDGITMSKDSLNAPGMPTRMAHAIKRLHAGPRFLLDFNMFRLTEYYLSLCRDRLIKIPDGYLDRVPTFQRIEQAMNVKPLATVPCNNDLLAENYIDDGNQLWLIDYEYSGNNDPTFELGNTCQEMQFSNSQIEEVCAAYFGEASQSMVARMKLNMIMSDVGWGLWAAIQAKISTIDFDFWGWAIERWGRAVEKMDSEEFEGWMRDVQS
- a CDS encoding APC family permease: MATTAKPEVFTRKASGLVRVMSPYSAFVYNILTMGLIFPWTYLWAPGALPGGKVVWGILLAMLIEIPIAYVYVWLSTALPRSGGDYVFQSRVFGGGVAFTVVFSGFVIWILQWVALSGWLVSYLGFAPLFLGLGATTGNAALSGLGVWFTTATGIVVVSILNAAASMWLLVSGFKNYVRFQHVMWWGTLLAFATIFVVLFTTPASEFVSRLNAFAVASGGVQNFYQTAVDAVTAAGIDLNPPFNLMATLLVAPIAWTSLQWATYSSQQNGEIKDARSFKSQVFIMVGSLVATGLLLALLAVGIERVAGPEFSYVAGAGYWSLIAEANINGFNLWPPIVAVALTGSPLVVLIIGLGYLLNGFQIVCNCYIGMTRVLVAMSLDRLLPEWFSKVDEKRHTPVNAHLAYFLASVPVILAYNLVPGWVGLTLGVTFGCGYVFVITCISGALLPYRAKELYESSPGAQYKLGNMPMITVLGVLGGILGIMMVLAFLFAPQLGVLGNWNFENFPSGLWAQIIAFALPIISAIIYFVMKSNQKSKGINVDYAFKEIPPE
- a CDS encoding ABC transporter permease subunit → MKTGSEDMKAMAQTALPSKKITAPTNWKTWLGVVPFFLFALLFLFLPSLRLVTASLFTSDGSFTLDNIRQLFTEPLIVNSYKLSIQISAITALGGGLLGFFLAYAVTVGGLPKSLRPILMTFSGVASNFAGVPLAFAFVATLGRQGFITHILKDYLNIDLYTAGFNLYSFAGLSLVYMYFQFPLMVLIMAPALDGLKREWREAAENLGATSAQYWLRVAFPVLLPSILGAMILLFGNAFGAYATAYALTGGRIGIVTIQIGAQIRGDVLYNPGLGYAMAVGMVAIMGISLAGYSWLQSKTERWLR
- a CDS encoding ABC transporter substrate-binding protein; the protein is MRTKMFSRNLLVLLVIVATALSACGGGGGGAPSGFDWSTAKSAADGGGMDALIAAAKAEGSLTTIALPHDWCNYGEAIDTFKAKYGLQVNELNPDGGSADEIEAIKANKDNKGPQAPDVIDVGFAFGDSSKAEGLTAPYKVATWDSIPADAKDADGYWYGDYYGVLAFLVNTDVQPDVPQDWADLLDPKYNGQIALSGDPRTSAQAIQSVFAAGLANGGSLDNAQPGLDFFAQLNAAGNLVPLIANSGLVASGEIPVRITWDYNALSAIDTFEGNPNATVVIPASGRYAGVYVQAISAYSPQPAAARLWQEFLYSDEGQLIWMKGYCHPIREQDLRARGLVPQELSDKLPDVSGAVFPSLSQLTAANELITKNWDSAVGADVKAAP